In Leptolyngbya sp. NIES-2104, the genomic window CATTGTGACCAATCCGCTAACGTTAATCAGTTGCTGATTTAGTTCAGTCGAAACCGTTCCTTTTTTCTCAAAGGTTTCTGCGATCGTGCCAAATTCAGGGCGACCGACGCGATCAAAGACTACATTATTTAGCAATTTCAGCGGCTCTAAGTTCTCTTGCAATCCAGGAAGCTTAAAGCTTGGTGCATTTGGCTCAATTCCCCAAATCAGAATGCTTCGGGTTAAACGCGTTTCAGGATTTTTCCATTGTCCCATTGCAATTCGGATCGAACTCACTGATTGAACACGATCGCTCGATTTTGTCTGATAAAGCTGCTCCCGCGAAAAAGGCGTAAACGATGCCAAGCTTTTGAATCTTGGATCAATCAGCACTAAATCCGCTTGTAGCAAACGATGAGGAACGGTTGCACTATCATAGAGCGAATCTTGAAAGCCCAGTTGCATAAACATCAACATATCGGCAAAACCGATTCCTGCGATCGCAACAACTAACCTAGCTCTCTCTTTCATCAACTGGAACCATGCCAACGGTGTTTTACGAGGCATAAAACGCTCCTAATACGGTGGATAGCGAATCAAATCATCAAGCAAATCATAGATAGCTGAAAAATTCAGCTTTGAAAGGGAGATCATGAAGCGCGATCGACCATTGGGACAGCCTCGAATTGCACGATGACTAGATTGAATCAGAATGAACCACGGTGAAAGCTGTCTTCGGGCAAATCGCCCCCACACCATGAGAGTTTTACAGTTCATGTTTCACCTATACCAAAACATATTCCTGCAATCGCACTTTGTGCTGCTGCAATGTTTTCATCGCGGCTTTTTCGAGCGATCGCACTGTTTCCCGACTGCAATTCATTCTTCGACCTGCTTGAGCCAAACTCAAAGCTTCTCCATCTTCCAATCCAAACCGCAAAGCCATCACTTCGCGCTGTTTAACAGGCAACAGTCCGAGTAAATTCAATAAATCTTCTCGCAACATCGATCTCAGTACCGTTTCATCCGGTAACTCTCCCTCATCCGGCAACAAATCACCCAAATTCGTGTTTTGATCATTGATCGGAACATCTAGAGAGACTGAACGACGAACGGCTAATAAAGCTTCTCGAACTTCAATCGAACTCATTGAAAGCGCTTGAGCAATTTCTGTAATCGTTGCAGTTCTGCCCAACGACTGAGACAGCGATCGCTGAACTTTGTAAATCTGACTCAGTTTCTCAGTCAAATGAATTGGAATCCGAATCGAACGGCTTTTTTGTGCGATCGCTCGACTGATCGCCTGACGAATCCACCAGTAAGCATAAGTCGAAAATCGATAGCCTTTCGACGGATCAAACTTTTCAACGCTGCGCTGCAATCCTAAGTTACCTTCCTGGATCAAATCTGAGAGTTCTAGATTGCGATTCTGGAAGTGTTGAGCGATCGAAACAACTAATCGTAAGTTGGCTTCGATCATTCTGCGTTTGGCGCGTTCTCCTTGTGCGATCGCGCTTTGTAACTCTTCGGCTGATAGATTCGCTGCTTTTTGCCATTGTTCAAGTGTGGGTTGTCGAAGTTCATAAAGCTTCTCTAATCTCTGCACTTGCCGACCGAGTTCAATTTCCTGCGCTGGAGTTAAACGCGGAATTCGTCCAATCTGATCGAGGTAAACCTTCATCGTATCCATGACACTCTCCTTCACACGCTTGGGGTTCTCTTCATCGTCCAGTAAGGCAACTGATTCCCAACCTTTCCAACGTGCAGAATTTCAAATCCTTGACGCTGATAAAATCCCACTGCACCTTCAGTGGAAGTTTCCAAATAGCAAGGCAACTTTTCGCGATCGGCACGTTCTAGAATCGGCTGAAGTAACTGTCCACCAATGCCTTGACCTTGATACTGAGATCCAACTCCCAACATGGCTAGATACCAGTGTGGCTCTCGTCGTTGTCCGCGTTGCATCATTTCTTCAACCATGAATGATATCGCTTGAACAATCCGATCCCAACGCATGTAAAACGGAATCGTCAATGCTCCCGATGCTGCTAAACGCCACAGTTCAGTCAACGAAAAAGAAGACGCTTCCGGTGGCAACCACATTGCAATGCCTTTCACAGAATCGCTAGTTGTATAGATCTGATTGTGTGACTCACAGTAATGAATCAGCTTTAGCGCGATCGCTTGCAGTGCTTTGAGTTTTTCCGCTGGCTCATCTGTCAAAAAGTGCCCAACTACTGGATCACGACTAAACGCATCACTCAGCGTTTTCGAGGCTTCTAACGTTTGCGATCGCGCCAATTTCACAATTTCCATGCTTCTCACTCCTTAAATCGAACGTTCGTTATCCATTAGTTCAGCAAAATCGCGGTCTGAACTTGCAAATTAGTCAATCCTGAAACTTGTTGACTTGCTTCCGGCGTGAGGCGAATCTTCACTTCTACCACTCGTCGATCGAGGTTTTCTCCTGGTTGGTTACTAAATACCTCTTGTTGATTCACTAACAATCCAACCGCCGAAACTTTCCCCTGCAATTCTCCCTCAAAGCCTTGTCCCGTAATCACTGCATTCTGTCCAACTTTCACATTGGCAATGTCACTCTGATAGACTTCCGCCACAGCAACCATCTGATCATTTTGCGCTAAATCTGCAATTCCAGAGTTGCTAATCTTTTCACCTGCACGAGTATGAACTTTAAGAATTTGACCTGCGATCGGAGCACGAATGTAAGCTTGTTCGAGTTCCGTTTCTGCCCGTTTCATTGCCGCGATCGCACTTCTCACTTCTGTTTCAACTGGCTCCACATCCACCGGGCGAACTTCCGCAATTCGATCTAGGTTTGCTCTTGCCTCACTCAACTGTGCTTCGAGTGAATTCGCAGCTTGATTTTGTTTAACCTGCGCTTGTCTGAGTTGCGATCGCGCCGTATCTAAAGCTAACCGCTTACTGTCTAAATTAGAAGCTGCGATCGCGCCTTGTTGATAGAGCTTGTTAAATCGATCGAACTCCGCCTGTGCCGTTCTCACTTCAGCTTCCCAGCGGTTGATTTCTGCTGCTTGAGCCGCAATTTCTCCAGAGCGATCGGCTTGCAACCTCGTAATCGTTGCTTGCTGCGCTTCAATCTCTCCAGACTTTGCGCCTGCTCTGACTTGTGCTAGTTTTGCTTCTGCAACTCGAACCTGTTCACGCGCTTGATTCAGTGCATCTTGGAGCTTATCGCGTGAATCCAAGATGGCAATCACTTGACCTTTCTGAACGCGATCGCCTTGTTTGACCAAGATTTGAGAAACGCGATCGCCGTCTAATGCGATCGGTGCAGATAGTTTCACCACTTCAGAAGCAGGCTCAAGCCGTCCTAGTGCAGCAATTCTTTTCACAGTTGGAGCAGTTTCGACAGGTTGTGCGGCAGGCTTCGGACTAAACTGAGAAACAATATAGAACGATGTTCCACCTGTCACTAAAGTTGCAAGTCCAACAACAACCCAGAGACGATTCTTTGGCTTTAGAAAAAGGTCAAGGCTCATAATTTTTCGGTGTCAGTTGATGTTTCTCGAAGTACAACGTCAGCATTTCTGACAGTAATTTTGCTTGTGATTGGTAATCGACTCTTCGATGCCCATATAGCTCTTGCATCAACAATCCATCGACCAAGCTCATCATCAACATCAAGATCTGAGGATCATCAATACCGAGAATGACAGACATTGTTTTTTCGGCTTGGTCACACACTCGTTTGAAGACATCACCCACATCTTTTCCTTCCCGTCGCTGATGTTGGTAAAAGTCCGTCATCAGCAAAGTTTGCTTCAGAAAATAGTCACGATGTTCTTCAAACAATGCAAATCCTGCTATCGTTTGCTCGGTCAAATCTTTCCCAGTTAATCGACTAGAGAAATTGAGAATATCAACTTCGCAAAGCTCTTCGACTAACTGTTCAAACAATGCCTCCTTACTCGGAAAGTAGTGATACAGTGTCCCGGTCGAAACTCCTAATCCTTGGGCAATCTGTCGCATCGTAATCGCGGCATAGCCTTTCTCAGCTAACAAATCAAACGACTTGAGCAATAGTTCTTTGCGATAGCGATCGTGGTCAACAATCTTAGGCATACAGGCGAATTGAGATACCGAATGGTCGATATATTCTATCGTCCAATCCTTGAGAAACTGCTCCTCGAATGTGAGTCATCTATTTATATCGAACGCTTGTTATAAATTCTGCCCCATCAATTTCGATTTGTAAACCCCCTTTGGGGAAAAAGTTGTGGAACTGATTCGCGATCGCGAATCACTACATTGATGTATTGTGACTTTTGCACCGGATGATGGTTGGTCGCTGTTTGATTTGATGAATTTACAGCGAGAACTGGAATCAATCCTGGGTAGACCTGTTGATTTACTTGAAAAACGGGATCTCAAAAATCCGTTTCGTCGTTCTGAGGTTCTCCGGACTCATCAGGTAATTTATGTCGCAAGTTAGCGATCGAGACTATGCCGCCTTGTAGGACATGGTGCAAGCGATCAGACTCATTCAGGAATTTGTTACACCTTCAAGCTACAGTGACTTGATTAGTTCAAGATTTTCAAATGTCTGTACTCTATCAGCAAGCATTGTTCGCTTCAAAACTCTTGCATAAAAAGGGTGGAAAGATTCAGGTCGAATGTAAAACAGAATTTCGTCGTATTGATTCAACTTACGATCGAACTCCTGAATAATTATTTCTTCCTCGTCTGGCAGAACTGTATCAGGATGCTTCTCGTACCACTCATATTGCTCATCAGACTGAAACACGCCATACAGATCAGACAACACCGCCCAATTCACGCCCACTGCTTTACACCGTGACATGAACTGCTGAATTCCAGTTTCGGTATAAAGCTGATCGGGTGTGGCAGTGTTACCCAGTTCTTTGAACACTGGATCTTTTTCCTTAGAACAATGAGTGAGATAGATCCGCATGATTAAATCGAATAGTACAGCGGAAACGATTTTGCATCTTTCGGCTTGACGTAAACGCGCTGCTCTGGAGAAAGCTTCAATTCATCAAAGCGATCGCGGGTTAAATGTGCCGTCACCACCTGACCATCATCGAGCGTCAATTCCGCCTGAATTTCCCAACCTAAGTGAATCAATCGAGACACTCGTGCCGCAACCGTTGAACCATTCGGAGACGTTTCGACCACCACATCATGCGGACGCAAGAACATTTCAGGATGAGCCGAATCAAAGCCGTTGTTCTGAAAAATTCGCGACGAACTCGGCAACACGTTCACGGGACCAATAAAGCTCATCACAAACGCAGTCGCGGGATGATCATAAACATTCGCAGGCGTTCCGATCTGTTCCACCTTGCCTTTATTCATCACCACGATTTCATCTGCGACTTCCATCGCTTCTTCTTGGTCATGCGTCACAAACACCGTCGTCACATGCACTTCATCGTGCAGTCGGCGCAACCAAGCCCGCAGATCTTTCCGAACCTTCGCATCTAGCGCCCCGAACGGTTCATCGAGCAGTAACACTTTCGGTTCAACTGCCAACGCCCGCGCCAGTGCAATCCGCTGCCGTTGACCCCCGGAAAGTTGAGATGGATAGCGATCGCCCAATCCCGCCAATTGCACCAAATCCAACAGTTCATCGACCCGTTTTTTCACCTTATCGGGCGGGTATTTGCGAATTTGCATTCCAAAGGCGATATTCTTTCTGACTGTGAGATGCTTAAAGAGGGCATAGTGTTGGAACACAAAACCAATATTGCGGTCCTGCACACTGCGATCGGTAGCATCCTCACCTGTCAAAAAAATTCGACCGGAATCCGGGCTTTCTAATCCTGAGATTAACCGTAGCAGCGTGGATTTTCCTGACCCCGATGGACCCAACAGCGCGACCAGCGAACCACTCTTAATTTCCAGACTCACCTGCTCGACTGCCTGAAAATTCCCAAAGCGTTTAGAAACGTCCTGTACTACGATACCCACAGCTAAGCCCTCGAAGCCCGGTTTCCCGATGAGATTACTGTAGTTTTATAGCACAAACTCGCGATCGTTTTCTCAGTCGCTTCAAATAAAAAAAGGTATCTCATCCGAGACACCTTCAAGTTCAACCACAAAAGCCTTTAGTGATGCTCTTCGGCATGGGCAGCCGACAGCGTGTGATGCGGAATCGAGGACGGTGAGAGCGTGTTACCAAATCCGTTACTTTCTGCACCATTGGGCATCTGGCGCATCAAGCTTGCCATTTCGATCGCGCTCATCGCATATTCCCAACCGAGGTTACTCTTGATCCCAGCCCGTTCGAGTGCTTGCTGCATGTTGTCCGTCGTCAGCACTCCGAAGATCACTGGAACGCCCGTCTGAAAGCTTGCTGCCGCAATTCCTTTCGACACTTCAGACGAAACGTGCTCAAAGTGAGGCGTTTGTCCTTTGATCACAGCACCGAGGCAAATCACTGCGTCATATCGACCGGTCATCGCCAACCGACGTGCCACCATCGGCAATTCAAACGCACCTGGAACCCAAGCATAATCGACCTGCGAACCCTGCGGATCGGGGTTAATTCCGTGCCGCTTCAAGCAGTCTTGACACGCCTCAAGCAAGCGCGTCGTTACCAAATCATTAAAGCGACCGACGACGATCGCAAATCGTAGAGCATCAGTCTGAGAGAACGTTCCTTCAAAAATAGTCATTGTTTAAGTCTGAGTACCAACAAATTCACAGCTATTAAATCATTTCAGCAGAGATTTTCGCTGAATCCCGGAATATTTCTCCGAGAATTCACTTAAATCTAGCTTGACAACTCTAGCTTTGAATCATGCAGATGACTCGATTTATTTAGAATTTACAGTTGCGTTCGCAAAGTTTAGGATATCTTCTGCGTGTTAACACGCAAAATCGTCCAGACGAGCACAAGAAACCGGGGATGAAGCCGAATTCCTCCCCAGTATAGACAGATTTAGATCACGAGATAATTCAAAACACCCACAGTGATCACTAGAATGAACCAAATGCCTGAACCGAGGTACAGCAACTTTTTGGATGTGTCCCAATTTTGCGGGGAAGCGTAAGCGACGGGAACGCCGATTACCATTACGAACGAAAAAAGCACTAATGCCAACAGTGCCAGTTGGAAAATAAAGGTCATGTTTCTCTCCCTAAAACAGCGTTTTTAGTGTCTCAATGTTAAATAACCGAGACGCGATCGAAGTCCTGAATAGTACGTTATCAGAAAAGGCGGACGCGATTCTATGCCCTCTATCAATCCAGAACAATCCGCACGAGAGTTGATGTCTTCGCCTGTTCGCACCGTTCGACCGGAGACGACGATCGAGGAAGCCCAGAAGATTTTA contains:
- the ribH gene encoding 6,7-dimethyl-8-ribityllumazine synthase codes for the protein MTIFEGTFSQTDALRFAIVVGRFNDLVTTRLLEACQDCLKRHGINPDPQGSQVDYAWVPGAFELPMVARRLAMTGRYDAVICLGAVIKGQTPHFEHVSSEVSKGIAAASFQTGVPVIFGVLTTDNMQQALERAGIKSNLGWEYAMSAIEMASLMRQMPNGAESNGFGNTLSPSSIPHHTLSAAHAEEHH
- a CDS encoding sulfate/molybdate ABC transporter ATP-binding protein; its protein translation is MGIVVQDVSKRFGNFQAVEQVSLEIKSGSLVALLGPSGSGKSTLLRLISGLESPDSGRIFLTGEDATDRSVQDRNIGFVFQHYALFKHLTVRKNIAFGMQIRKYPPDKVKKRVDELLDLVQLAGLGDRYPSQLSGGQRQRIALARALAVEPKVLLLDEPFGALDAKVRKDLRAWLRRLHDEVHVTTVFVTHDQEEAMEVADEIVVMNKGKVEQIGTPANVYDHPATAFVMSFIGPVNVLPSSSRIFQNNGFDSAHPEMFLRPHDVVVETSPNGSTVAARVSRLIHLGWEIQAELTLDDGQVVTAHLTRDRFDELKLSPEQRVYVKPKDAKSFPLYYSI
- a CDS encoding ABC exporter membrane fusion protein → MSLDLFLKPKNRLWVVVGLATLVTGGTSFYIVSQFSPKPAAQPVETAPTVKRIAALGRLEPASEVVKLSAPIALDGDRVSQILVKQGDRVQKGQVIAILDSRDKLQDALNQAREQVRVAEAKLAQVRAGAKSGEIEAQQATITRLQADRSGEIAAQAAEINRWEAEVRTAQAEFDRFNKLYQQGAIAASNLDSKRLALDTARSQLRQAQVKQNQAANSLEAQLSEARANLDRIAEVRPVDVEPVETEVRSAIAAMKRAETELEQAYIRAPIAGQILKVHTRAGEKISNSGIADLAQNDQMVAVAEVYQSDIANVKVGQNAVITGQGFEGELQGKVSAVGLLVNQQEVFSNQPGENLDRRVVEVKIRLTPEASQQVSGLTNLQVQTAILLN
- a CDS encoding sigma-70 family RNA polymerase sigma factor, producing the protein MDTMKVYLDQIGRIPRLTPAQEIELGRQVQRLEKLYELRQPTLEQWQKAANLSAEELQSAIAQGERAKRRMIEANLRLVVSIAQHFQNRNLELSDLIQEGNLGLQRSVEKFDPSKGYRFSTYAYWWIRQAISRAIAQKSRSIRIPIHLTEKLSQIYKVQRSLSQSLGRTATITEIAQALSMSSIEVREALLAVRRSVSLDVPINDQNTNLGDLLPDEGELPDETVLRSMLREDLLNLLGLLPVKQREVMALRFGLEDGEALSLAQAGRRMNCSRETVRSLEKAAMKTLQQHKVRLQEYVLV
- the psbZ gene encoding photosystem II reaction center protein PsbZ, producing the protein MTFIFQLALLALVLFSFVMVIGVPVAYASPQNWDTSKKLLYLGSGIWFILVITVGVLNYLVI
- a CDS encoding nucleotidyltransferase family protein produces the protein MTFAPDDGWSLFDLMNLQRELESILGRPVDLLEKRDLKNPFRRSEVLRTHQVIYVAS
- a CDS encoding TetR/AcrR family transcriptional regulator, whose amino-acid sequence is MPKIVDHDRYRKELLLKSFDLLAEKGYAAITMRQIAQGLGVSTGTLYHYFPSKEALFEQLVEELCEVDILNFSSRLTGKDLTEQTIAGFALFEEHRDYFLKQTLLMTDFYQHQRREGKDVGDVFKRVCDQAEKTMSVILGIDDPQILMLMMSLVDGLLMQELYGHRRVDYQSQAKLLSEMLTLYFEKHQLTPKNYEP
- a CDS encoding GNAT family N-acetyltransferase; amino-acid sequence: MEIVKLARSQTLEASKTLSDAFSRDPVVGHFLTDEPAEKLKALQAIALKLIHYCESHNQIYTTSDSVKGIAMWLPPEASSFSLTELWRLAASGALTIPFYMRWDRIVQAISFMVEEMMQRGQRREPHWYLAMLGVGSQYQGQGIGGQLLQPILERADREKLPCYLETSTEGAVGFYQRQGFEILHVGKVGNQLPYWTMKRTPSV